Proteins encoded together in one Mugil cephalus isolate CIBA_MC_2020 chromosome 16, CIBA_Mcephalus_1.1, whole genome shotgun sequence window:
- the arf2b gene encoding ADP-ribosylation factor 2b, protein MGNVFASLFKGLFGKKEMRILMVGLDAAGKTTILYKLKLGEIVTTIPTIGFNVETVEYKNISFTVWDVGGQDKIRPLWRHYFQNTQGLIFVVDSNDRERVNEAREELSRMLAEDELRDAVLLVFANKQDLPNAMNAAEITDKLGLHALRQRSWYIQATCATSGDGLYEGLDWLSNQLKNQK, encoded by the exons ATGGGGAATGTATTTGCGAGCTTATTCAAGGGCCTGTTTGGCAAAAAAGAGATGAGGATTCTCATGGTGGGACTCGATGCGGCTGGAAAAACAACTATCCTATATAAACTGAAGCTTGGAGAGATAGTCACCACCATTCCCACCATTG gttttaatgttgaaacTGTAGAATATAAGAACATCAGCTTCACAGTGTGGGATGTGGGCGGTCAGGACAAAATCAGGCCGCTGTGGCGCCACTACTTCCAGAACACTCAAG ggCTTATCTTTGTGGTGGACAGCAACGACAGGGAGAGAGTGAACGAGGCGAGGGAGGAGTTATCCAGAATGCTTGCTGAGGACGAACTCAGAGACGCTGTGCTGCTCGTTTTCGCAAATAAACAG GATCTCCCCAACGCTATGAACGCTGCAGAGATCACAGACAAGCTGGGCCTGCACGCCCTGCGCCAGCGCAGCTGGTACATCCAGGCCACCTGCGCCACCAGCGGGGACGGCTTGTACGAGGGCCTGGACTGGCTCTCCAACCAGCTGAAGAACCAGAAATGA
- the grb7 gene encoding growth factor receptor-bound protein 7 translates to MMEVAGSWTEVFEGSERMEESGGEELLLGSSTLTLAPLVADSPSVRRSEPILIASNRAKESYSSSFPSIPNPFPELCSPSNSPVLINSLPPQSSNKHLIKVYGEDSHSRSVWVSPGATAREVCHMLVQTAHCSDQETWSLLELHPTLGLERCLEDHEVVLEVQATWSLKGDTRLIFCKNYAKYEFFRKPMLFFPESMISDSADVSKGMTSSELIQNLVRSGTCPEIQGVLHVKEPSRKAWKKFYFFLRRSGLYFSTKGSSKEPRHLQYVADLDDLNVYTVVNSRKLYGAPTDFTFCMKPSRNPVRVQDLKILCAESEQTRTCWTSAFRLFKYGKQLQCNYQLSKSAPRKLEGMNLTDNKSKSEASLVAMDFSGKAGGRVIQNPTEAQSAEREEGQAWRRREALRCSLPNLNSAARPSSIHRTQPWFHGGVSRKEAERLIEKQGLVDGMFLIRESQQHSQCFVLSLCYKLKTKHYLVIPCEDGGRKYFTMDDGLTLFIDLLQLVEFHQINKGILPVCLKHPCVCVAL, encoded by the exons ATGATGGAGGTGGCAGGTTCCTGGACAGAGGTCTTTGAGGGCtcggagaggatggaggagtctggaggagaggagctgctgttggGCAGCTCCACTCTGACTCTAGCTCCTCTGGTGGCCGACTCGCCGTCTGTCCGCCGCTCGGAGCCCATCCTGATCGCCTCGAACAG GGCGAAAGAGTCGtactcttcctctttcccatCCATTCCCAACCCATTTCCAGAGCTGTGCAGCCCTTCGAACTCTCCAGTCCTCATTAACTCACTGCCACCACAGTCCAGTAACAAACAT CTGATCAAGGTGTATGGAGAGGACAGCCACAGCAGGTCGGTGTGGGTTTCTCCAGGAGCCACAGCCAGGGAGGTTTGCCACATGTTGGTCCAGACGGCTCACTGCAGCGACCAGGAGACCTGGTCCCTCCTCGAGCTCCATCCCACGCTGGGCCTGG AGAGGTGTCTGGAGGACCACGAGGTCGTGCTGGAAGTTCAGGCGACCTGGTCTCTAAAGGGCGACACGAGGCTAATTTTCTGCAAGAACTACGCCAAGTACGAGTTCTTCAGGAAACCGATG CTTTTCTTCCCAGAGAGCATGATCTCCGACAGCGCCGACGTCAGCAAGGGGATGACGTCTTCGGAGCTGATTCAG AACCTCGTGAGATCTGGGACATGTCCAGAGATTCAGGGTGTCCTCCATGTGAAAGAACCCAGCCGTAAGGCCTGGAAGAAGTTCTACTTCTTCTTGCGACGCTCTGGACTCTACTTCTCCACCAAGGGCTCATCTAAG GAGCCTCGCCACCTGCAGTATGTGGCCGATCTGGACGATTTGAACGTGTACACTGTGGTGAACAGCCGTAAACTGTACGGAGCTCCCACAGATTTCACCTTTTGCATGAAG CCTTCCAGGAATCCCGTCCGTGTTCAGGACTTGAAGATCCTGTGTGCTGAGAGCGAACAGACACGAACTTGTTGGACATCTGCTTTCAGACTGTTCAAG TACGGGAAGCAGCTTCAGTGTAACTATCAGCTGTCCAAGTCGGCTCCACGAAAACTGGAAGGAATGAACCTCACGGACAACAAA tcaaaGTCGGAGGCGAGCCTGGTGGCCATGGACTTCTCGGGGAAAGCCGGGGGACGGGTCATCCAGAACCCAACCGAAGCTCAGAgcgcagagagggaggagggacaagcctggagg aggagagaggcccTGAGGTGCAGCCTGCCCAACCTGAACTCTGCTGCCAGACCTTCCT CCATCCACAGGACTCAGCCATGGTTTCATGGTGGTGTGTCCAGGAAAGAAGCAGAAAGATTGATAGAGAAGCAGGGGCTGGTAGATGG GATGTTCCTGATTCGTGAGAGCCAGCAGCATTCTCAGTGCTTCGTCCTGTCGCTGTGTTACAAACTGAAGACCAAACATTACCTGGTGATCCCT TGTGAGGACGGAGGCAGGAAGTACTTCACCATGGACGACGGCCTGACTCTCTTCATAGACCTCCTGCAGCTGGTCGAGTTTCACCAAATCAACAAAGGCATCCTCCCGGTCTGCCTCAAACACCCCTGCGTCTGTGTAGCGCTATAA